A window from Variovorax sp. PBL-E5 encodes these proteins:
- the wecB gene encoding non-hydrolyzing UDP-N-acetylglucosamine 2-epimerase, translated as MKKLKVMSVVGTRPEIIRLSRVFAALDAHCEHVLVHTGQNYDYELNQVFFDDLKIRKPDHFLNSAANSTGAAHTIGNLIIEVDRVLAREQPEAVLVLGDTNSCLSVIPAKRRKIPIFHMEAGNRCFDLRVPEEINRRIVDHTSDINLTYSTIARDYLLREGLPPDQIIKTGSPMYEVLHHYLPQIDASDVLQRLSLTTDQYFVVSAHREENIESDRSFGKLVATLNAVAEDYGLPVIVSTHPRTQKRVDAMAVAFHPRVRLLKPLGFHDYVKLQKSARAVLSDSGTINEESSILNFPALNLREAHERPEGMEEAAVMMVGLEPERVRQGLAILASQSRGEQRSLRLVADYSMPNVSEKVLRIIHSYVDYVNRVVWKKY; from the coding sequence ATGAAGAAACTCAAAGTCATGTCCGTGGTCGGCACCCGGCCCGAAATCATCCGCCTGTCGCGCGTGTTCGCGGCGCTCGATGCGCATTGCGAGCACGTGCTGGTGCACACGGGCCAGAACTACGACTATGAGCTGAATCAGGTCTTCTTTGACGATCTGAAGATCCGCAAGCCCGATCATTTCCTGAACAGCGCGGCCAACAGCACGGGCGCGGCGCACACCATCGGCAACCTCATCATCGAGGTCGACCGCGTGCTGGCGCGGGAACAGCCCGAGGCCGTGTTGGTGCTGGGCGACACCAACAGCTGCCTGTCTGTCATTCCCGCGAAGCGGCGCAAGATCCCTATCTTCCACATGGAGGCCGGCAACCGCTGCTTTGACCTGCGCGTGCCCGAGGAGATCAACCGCCGGATCGTCGACCACACCTCGGACATCAACCTGACCTACAGCACCATCGCGCGCGACTATCTGCTGCGCGAGGGCCTGCCGCCGGACCAGATCATCAAGACCGGCAGCCCCATGTACGAGGTGTTGCACCACTATCTGCCGCAGATCGATGCATCCGATGTCCTGCAGCGCCTGTCGCTGACGACGGACCAGTACTTCGTGGTCAGCGCGCATCGCGAAGAGAACATTGAATCCGACCGCTCCTTCGGGAAGTTGGTCGCCACCCTCAACGCCGTCGCAGAAGACTATGGCCTGCCCGTCATCGTCTCGACGCACCCGCGCACGCAGAAGCGCGTGGACGCGATGGCGGTCGCATTCCATCCCCGGGTGCGGTTGCTGAAGCCGCTGGGCTTTCACGACTACGTGAAGCTGCAGAAGTCGGCACGGGCCGTGTTGTCGGACAGCGGCACCATCAACGAGGAATCGTCGATCCTCAACTTCCCGGCGCTCAACCTGCGCGAGGCCCATGAGCGGCCCGAAGGCATGGAGGAGGCGGCCGTGATGATGGTCGGGCTCGAGCCCGAGCGCGTGCGACAGGGTCTTGCGATTCTCGCCTCGCAGTCGCGTGGGGAGCAGCGCAGCTTGCGTCTGGTGGCCGACTACAGCATGCCTAACGTGTCGGAGAAGGTGCTGCGGATCATTCACAGCTATGTCGACTATGTGAATCGCGTCGTGTGGAAGAAATATTGA
- a CDS encoding WxcM-like domain-containing protein: protein MDHFAHPNALCESSQIGAGTRVWAFAHVLPQARIGGECNICDHVFIENDVVIGDRVTIKCGVQVWDGVRIEDDVFVGPNVTFTNDLFPRSKQYPEAFGRTTIQSGASLGANSTILPGITVGRNAMVGAGAVVTRSVPPNAIVVGNPARITGYVDAAARTVAASDPQQGIRAPGVTSTSVRGVTLHTLRAVPDMRGSLSVGEFEREIPFKPARYFIVYDVPTAETRGEHAHHKCHQFLVAVKGEVSVVADDGLKREEFKLDKPSVGIYLPAMTWGIQYRYSADAVLLVFASDYYDGADYIRDHAEFLRLKLGDANRA from the coding sequence ATGGATCACTTCGCGCATCCCAATGCGCTCTGCGAAAGCAGCCAGATCGGTGCCGGCACCCGGGTGTGGGCCTTTGCGCACGTGCTGCCGCAAGCGCGCATCGGCGGCGAATGCAATATCTGCGATCACGTCTTCATCGAGAACGACGTGGTGATCGGCGATCGTGTCACCATCAAATGCGGCGTTCAGGTCTGGGACGGCGTGCGGATCGAGGACGATGTCTTCGTCGGCCCCAACGTCACCTTCACCAACGACCTCTTCCCGCGCAGCAAGCAATACCCCGAGGCCTTCGGCCGCACCACGATCCAATCGGGTGCCTCGCTGGGCGCCAATTCGACGATCCTTCCCGGCATCACGGTCGGCCGCAACGCGATGGTCGGCGCCGGCGCGGTGGTCACGCGATCGGTGCCGCCGAATGCGATCGTGGTCGGCAACCCGGCGCGCATCACGGGCTACGTGGACGCGGCTGCACGCACGGTCGCCGCGAGCGATCCACAACAGGGCATCAGGGCACCCGGCGTAACCTCCACATCGGTCCGGGGCGTCACGCTGCACACGCTGCGCGCGGTGCCCGACATGCGCGGCAGCCTTTCGGTCGGCGAATTCGAACGCGAGATCCCATTCAAGCCCGCGCGCTACTTCATCGTCTACGACGTGCCCACGGCCGAGACGCGCGGAGAGCATGCGCACCACAAATGCCATCAGTTCCTGGTCGCGGTCAAGGGCGAGGTGAGTGTGGTCGCAGACGACGGCCTGAAGCGCGAGGAATTCAAGCTCGACAAGCCCTCCGTCGGCATCTACCTGCCGGCGATGACCTGGGGCATCCAGTACCGGTATTCGGCGGATGCCGTCTTGCTCGTGTTCGCATCCGACTATTACGACGGTGCCGACTACATTCGCGATCACGCGGAGTTCCTGCGCCTCAAGCTCGGCGACGCGAACCGGGCCTGA
- the wbjC gene encoding UDP-2-acetamido-2,6-beta-L-arabino-hexul-4-ose reductase yields MRVLVTGADGFIGKNLRQALAERQDVEFVSFEADNDVAELPAMLQGVDFVFHLAGVNRPQDPKEFAIGNRGLTEALCDAICRQIDAGGKKVSVALTSSIQAAQDNPYGQSKLGAEQAVIAAAASHGFKAHVFRLPNVFGKWCRPNYNSAVATFCHNVARGLPITVRDPAAPLTLVYIDDLVARFIQLLDGADAAVDAEGFSTVAPQYTTTVGEIADLIQRFRKSRETLVTERVGSGLVRALYSTYVSALPVEEFKYAVPSHGDPRGVFVEMLRTPDSGQFSYFTAHPGITRGGHYHHSKTEKFLVIKGRARFKFRQIQTQETYELVTSGDKAEIVETVPGWTHDITNIGDDEMVVMLWANELFDRERPDTFACPV; encoded by the coding sequence GTGAGGGTACTGGTCACGGGGGCCGACGGCTTCATTGGAAAGAACCTGCGCCAGGCCCTGGCGGAGCGCCAGGACGTGGAGTTCGTGTCCTTCGAGGCCGACAACGATGTGGCCGAGTTGCCTGCGATGCTGCAGGGCGTGGACTTTGTCTTCCATCTGGCTGGGGTGAATCGGCCCCAGGATCCCAAGGAATTTGCCATCGGCAACCGCGGCCTGACCGAGGCGCTGTGCGATGCGATCTGCCGCCAGATCGACGCCGGCGGCAAGAAGGTGTCGGTGGCGTTAACCTCTTCGATCCAGGCCGCGCAGGACAATCCCTATGGCCAGAGCAAGCTGGGCGCCGAGCAAGCGGTCATCGCGGCCGCCGCGAGCCACGGATTCAAGGCGCACGTCTTTCGACTGCCCAACGTGTTCGGCAAGTGGTGTCGCCCCAACTACAACTCGGCCGTCGCCACTTTTTGCCACAACGTCGCGCGCGGCTTGCCCATCACGGTGCGCGATCCTGCAGCGCCCCTCACGCTGGTGTACATCGACGACCTGGTGGCGCGCTTTATCCAACTGCTCGATGGCGCCGATGCCGCGGTGGATGCCGAAGGGTTCTCGACGGTAGCCCCGCAGTACACGACCACCGTGGGCGAGATCGCCGATCTGATCCAGCGATTCAGGAAAAGCAGGGAAACACTGGTCACGGAGCGCGTCGGCAGTGGCCTGGTGCGAGCTCTCTACAGCACCTATGTCAGCGCGCTGCCCGTGGAAGAGTTCAAGTACGCTGTGCCCAGTCATGGAGATCCGCGGGGTGTCTTCGTCGAAATGCTGCGAACCCCTGACAGCGGCCAGTTCTCCTACTTCACGGCCCATCCGGGGATCACGCGCGGCGGTCACTACCACCACAGCAAGACCGAGAAGTTCCTGGTCATCAAGGGCCGGGCGCGATTCAAGTTCCGCCAGATCCAGACGCAAGAGACCTACGAACTGGTCACGAGCGGCGACAAGGCCGAGATCGTCGAGACCGTACCGGGCTGGACCCACGACATCACCAACATCGGTGACGACGAGATGGTCGTCATGCTCTGGGCCAACGAGCTCTTCGACCGCGAACGGCCCGACACTTTCGCCTGCCCGGTGTGA
- a CDS encoding GtrA family protein: MVARQITSPFVRFLVSGGVNTFGTYLLYLALLQVLPYWQSYAIAFVSGIALAYVLNRFFVFGAPRSEKKAAMLPLVYLAQYLLGALIVYLWVDLLHLPVALAPVASILITIPLIFAASRWLFR, from the coding sequence ATGGTCGCGAGACAGATCACTTCCCCTTTCGTTCGGTTCCTGGTTTCTGGGGGGGTGAACACCTTCGGCACTTACCTGCTGTACCTTGCGTTGCTTCAGGTTCTGCCGTACTGGCAGAGCTACGCGATCGCATTCGTATCGGGCATCGCGCTCGCGTACGTGCTCAACAGGTTCTTCGTCTTCGGCGCGCCGCGCAGCGAGAAGAAGGCGGCGATGCTACCGCTGGTCTATCTTGCGCAATACCTTCTGGGTGCGTTGATCGTCTATCTGTGGGTCGACCTGCTGCATCTGCCGGTGGCGTTGGCACCCGTGGCGAGCATCCTGATCACCATCCCGCTGATTTTTGCGGCAAGCCGATGGCTGTTCCGCTGA
- a CDS encoding tetratricopeptide repeat protein, giving the protein MIHPKIKSWLRPWFRRSTSPTERWAQADAALADGDAQKAASIRRALAARRRITPEDFLYAGLSELRLNRPAKALETLETGLAKFPGVPALFDNYVRICSEGGHIARVIKREAVEKDDERRVCLELFERFGDYHVQCSLIAYCLRQGIPDLAEQQIEGLLERGADSVLLWQLADVLLLHERNHEAMQIYRQLSGRAADSALGVVHTALAAFRLGQLARAADMFESGIQRFPQAAELVDHYALICAQLGQLPRLIRVVAPGAGSEEEACKALFERFADPQISVALIDHCLTVGFDRLAEVQIDRIRNHSDNSLALWQVSELLLRLERIEEANAIHRKLAERVAKDEEDFHLSSLAYVCLSKLDECLVRLEEGLVTYPAAGRLLSLYMKICAKRFEYDRYRDFLAALKSPNMPEPGSMLDFYRASMSAPVDFVINLQDIELRLAGAEFAVLQEDFVAYLRKFPQSIKISRVLVFFCGYLHLPAEFGAGVFDALQANFPARGQEHQSLRILHQMTPPMIPAHPIDASEVVDAFTDAALRLSVDAVELTGPIADMTNNWTPWQYIFCLVAPESYGRAISAFEQVAFRTWPQLKQVAPHVADATRARSAQRRLRVGFIVHDSMPMMSGFLPRLDSARFETVFLRPGKPGKSLAAKGWIERAGKTVQYSDSDMDAAIRTIAAEELDIIVSGPSIAAVYYPMMARLAPLQMVLLEPNWTDGLSHADYYISWKPAEPAQPSDYYRTKVSYFEHPPYWIEKPELREKGPIAPEERAATRKRLLNARPDAHIYLCANTPPKIHPDMDAMFLEILRRDQDAILVLLRGEYPPAKTLRSRLRHKLGPAYERVVFLTTMGKDDAHLLLQSVDCCIDSYPLCGMSSSFDGAMLGIPTVTLPSGIPFGNWTAAIYDYIGVEGLTAQSRDEYVDIALRLASDEAWRSRIGSEIREKSSRFVESVASSDEFQSFLLQAWDRAASGAPPAHWMDGRWQ; this is encoded by the coding sequence ATGATCCATCCCAAAATCAAGTCCTGGTTGCGTCCGTGGTTCCGGCGATCGACGAGTCCGACGGAGCGTTGGGCGCAAGCGGATGCTGCGTTGGCCGACGGCGATGCGCAAAAGGCCGCATCGATCCGTCGCGCATTGGCCGCCCGCCGGCGAATCACCCCAGAGGATTTCCTCTATGCCGGTCTTTCCGAACTGCGGCTGAACCGGCCGGCGAAAGCGCTCGAGACGCTGGAGACGGGTCTTGCCAAGTTTCCGGGTGTGCCAGCGTTGTTCGACAACTATGTGCGAATCTGTTCCGAGGGGGGGCACATTGCCCGGGTAATCAAGCGCGAGGCTGTCGAGAAGGACGACGAACGGCGCGTGTGCCTGGAGCTTTTCGAGCGTTTTGGTGACTACCACGTCCAATGCAGCCTCATCGCCTATTGCCTGCGGCAGGGCATCCCTGACCTCGCCGAACAGCAAATCGAAGGCTTGCTAGAGCGTGGAGCTGACTCCGTCCTGCTTTGGCAATTGGCGGATGTGCTGTTGCTGCACGAGCGCAATCATGAAGCCATGCAGATTTACCGGCAGCTTTCCGGCCGGGCAGCCGACAGCGCGTTGGGCGTTGTGCATACCGCGCTCGCTGCGTTCCGTCTGGGCCAACTCGCTCGCGCCGCCGACATGTTCGAAAGCGGTATTCAGCGCTTCCCCCAGGCCGCCGAACTGGTCGATCACTACGCGCTGATCTGCGCTCAGCTCGGCCAGCTGCCGCGCCTCATCCGCGTTGTAGCGCCCGGCGCCGGGTCGGAGGAGGAAGCCTGCAAAGCGCTTTTCGAACGGTTCGCGGATCCGCAAATCAGTGTGGCTCTGATCGACCATTGCCTGACCGTCGGGTTCGATCGCCTTGCAGAAGTTCAGATCGACAGGATCAGGAACCACTCCGACAACAGCCTTGCCCTGTGGCAGGTCTCGGAACTTTTGCTGAGGCTCGAGCGCATCGAGGAAGCCAACGCGATCCATCGGAAGTTGGCCGAACGGGTTGCCAAGGACGAAGAGGATTTCCACCTTTCCAGTCTGGCTTATGTCTGCTTGTCCAAGCTGGATGAATGTCTGGTCCGGCTCGAAGAGGGGTTGGTCACGTACCCGGCCGCAGGAAGACTGCTGTCGCTGTACATGAAGATTTGCGCCAAGCGCTTCGAGTACGACCGCTATCGAGATTTCCTCGCCGCCCTGAAATCCCCGAACATGCCCGAGCCGGGATCGATGCTGGACTTCTACCGGGCCAGCATGAGTGCGCCTGTCGACTTCGTGATCAATCTGCAGGACATCGAATTGAGACTGGCCGGTGCCGAGTTCGCGGTACTGCAGGAGGATTTCGTCGCCTACCTGCGAAAGTTCCCTCAGTCCATCAAGATCTCCCGGGTGCTGGTGTTCTTCTGCGGGTACTTGCACCTGCCTGCGGAATTCGGCGCGGGTGTTTTCGACGCCCTGCAGGCGAATTTCCCGGCGCGGGGCCAGGAACATCAGTCGCTGCGGATCCTGCACCAGATGACGCCGCCCATGATTCCAGCCCACCCGATCGATGCCAGCGAAGTGGTGGACGCCTTCACGGACGCGGCGCTGCGGCTGTCCGTCGATGCGGTCGAGCTCACTGGGCCGATCGCAGACATGACCAACAACTGGACCCCCTGGCAATACATCTTTTGCCTGGTCGCCCCCGAATCCTACGGGCGGGCCATCAGCGCCTTCGAACAAGTGGCTTTCAGGACCTGGCCCCAACTGAAGCAGGTGGCGCCGCATGTCGCCGATGCCACGCGGGCGCGCAGCGCGCAGCGGCGTTTGCGGGTGGGCTTCATCGTCCATGATTCGATGCCGATGATGTCCGGCTTCCTGCCGCGCCTGGACAGCGCGCGCTTCGAGACGGTCTTCCTGCGTCCCGGCAAGCCGGGCAAGTCTTTGGCCGCCAAGGGTTGGATCGAGCGCGCGGGCAAGACGGTCCAGTATTCGGATTCCGACATGGACGCGGCGATCCGCACGATCGCTGCCGAGGAACTCGACATCATCGTGTCAGGCCCCTCGATCGCGGCCGTGTATTACCCGATGATGGCGCGGCTGGCGCCGCTGCAGATGGTCCTGCTCGAACCCAACTGGACCGACGGGTTGTCCCATGCGGACTATTACATCTCCTGGAAGCCCGCCGAGCCTGCGCAACCATCCGATTACTACCGGACCAAGGTGTCCTATTTCGAGCATCCACCCTACTGGATCGAAAAGCCCGAGCTCCGGGAGAAGGGGCCGATCGCACCTGAGGAGCGGGCCGCCACTCGCAAGCGGCTGCTGAACGCGCGGCCCGACGCGCACATCTATCTCTGTGCGAATACGCCGCCCAAGATCCACCCCGACATGGACGCCATGTTCCTGGAGATTCTGCGACGCGACCAGGATGCCATCCTGGTTCTGTTGCGCGGCGAGTACCCGCCTGCGAAGACCCTGCGTAGCCGGCTGAGGCACAAGCTCGGGCCGGCCTACGAGCGGGTCGTCTTTCTGACGACCATGGGCAAAGACGACGCCCATTTGCTGCTGCAATCGGTGGACTGCTGCATCGATTCGTACCCGCTCTGCGGCATGTCTTCGAGCTTCGATGGCGCCATGCTGGGCATCCCGACGGTGACCCTGCCATCAGGCATTCCCTTCGGCAACTGGACCGCGGCGATCTATGACTACATCGGGGTCGAGGGGCTGACGGCGCAAAGCCGCGACGAGTATGTCGACATCGCCCTGCGGCTGGCCTCCGACGAGGCCTGGCGGTCGCGCATCGGTTCCGAGATTCGCGAGAAGTCGTCCAGGTTCGTGGAAAGCGTGGCCAGCAGCGACGAATTCCAGTCCTTCCTGCTGCAGGCGTGGGACCGCGCCGCGTCCGGGGCGCCGCCGGCGCACTGGATGGATGGCCGTTGGCAGTGA
- the rffA gene encoding dTDP-4-amino-4,6-dideoxygalactose transaminase: MTSNRIPFNWPHMTGKELYHIAEAHFNGRLAGDGPFTARCHRWIEERTGSHKALLTHSCTAALEMAALLLDIQPGDEIIMPSYTFVSTANAFVLRGGVPVFVDIRPDTLNIDEKLIEDAITARTRGIAVVHYAGVACEMDAIMAIAARHRLQVVEDAAQGVMASYKGRALGSIGDLGAFSFHETKNVISGEGGALLVNDPALALRAEVLREKGTDRSRFFRGEVDKYTWQDLGSSFLPGELVAAFLWAQLEEAERITQVRLDVWSRYHAMLQPLEARGALRRPTVPEGCQHNAHMYYVLLEPSIDRQRVLDALKRADVSAVFHYVPLHSSPAGRRFGRAHGDLTITERESESLIRLPLWVGLTKEQQDKVVGVLEQALSTCS; the protein is encoded by the coding sequence ATGACGAGCAACAGGATTCCCTTCAACTGGCCCCACATGACGGGCAAGGAGCTTTACCACATCGCAGAGGCGCATTTCAACGGCCGCCTCGCCGGCGATGGGCCCTTCACAGCGCGCTGCCACCGGTGGATCGAAGAGCGCACCGGCAGCCACAAGGCGCTGCTTACCCATTCGTGTACCGCGGCGCTCGAGATGGCCGCGCTGCTGCTCGATATCCAGCCCGGCGATGAGATCATCATGCCTTCGTACACGTTTGTGTCGACGGCCAATGCCTTCGTGCTGCGTGGCGGTGTTCCGGTGTTCGTAGACATCCGGCCCGACACACTGAACATCGATGAAAAGCTGATCGAGGATGCGATCACTGCACGTACGCGAGGCATCGCAGTGGTGCACTATGCCGGTGTCGCGTGCGAGATGGACGCGATCATGGCGATCGCTGCGCGGCATCGATTGCAGGTCGTCGAGGATGCGGCGCAGGGCGTCATGGCCAGCTACAAAGGGCGCGCATTGGGCAGCATCGGCGACCTCGGAGCCTTCAGCTTTCATGAGACCAAGAATGTGATCTCCGGCGAAGGCGGCGCATTGCTGGTCAACGATCCGGCGCTGGCCCTTCGCGCCGAGGTTCTTCGAGAAAAAGGTACCGATCGCAGCCGCTTCTTTCGCGGAGAGGTCGACAAATACACATGGCAGGACCTCGGCTCGTCCTTCCTGCCCGGAGAACTGGTCGCTGCCTTTCTTTGGGCACAGCTTGAGGAGGCCGAGCGCATCACGCAGGTCCGGCTCGACGTATGGAGCCGGTACCACGCCATGTTGCAGCCGCTGGAGGCCCGTGGCGCCCTTAGACGGCCGACGGTGCCTGAGGGATGCCAGCACAACGCGCACATGTACTACGTGCTTCTGGAACCGAGCATCGATCGCCAGCGGGTGCTCGATGCGTTGAAACGAGCCGATGTTTCGGCCGTGTTCCACTACGTTCCGCTCCATTCCTCGCCCGCTGGTCGGCGCTTTGGCCGTGCGCACGGTGACCTGACGATCACCGAACGGGAATCGGAGAGTCTGATTCGTCTGCCTCTCTGGGTAGGATTGACGAAAGAGCAGCAGGACAAGGTCGTGGGCGTGCTTGAGCAAGCGTTATCGACATGCTCCTGA
- a CDS encoding polysaccharide biosynthesis protein, with protein MQKPFNKKTLLITGGTGSFGNAVIKRFLTTDIGEIRIFSRDEKKQDDMRKRYSDAKLKFYLGDVRDGRSLVSAMRGVDYVFHAAALKQVPSCEFYPMQAVRTNVLGAENVLEHAVNAGVKRVVVLSTDKAVYPINAMGISKAMMEKVMVAASRNLEGTGTVLCGTRYGNVMASRGSVIPLFVQQVMEGHPITITDPAMTRFMMTLADAVDLVLYAFEHGGNGDIFVQKSPAATMEILSKAILDLMGKKEHPVDIIGSRHGEKLYESLLSKEERACAEDLGDYFRVPPDGRDLNYAKFVEEGESRITRALHGEEYNSHNTTRLDVEGMKQLLLKLDFMQKVTRGEPAILEG; from the coding sequence ATGCAAAAGCCATTCAACAAGAAGACCCTCCTGATCACCGGAGGAACTGGATCTTTTGGCAACGCTGTCATCAAGCGCTTTCTGACCACCGACATCGGCGAGATCCGAATCTTCAGCCGCGATGAGAAAAAGCAGGACGACATGCGCAAGCGTTACAGCGACGCCAAGCTCAAGTTCTACCTCGGCGACGTGCGCGACGGCCGCAGCCTGGTCTCTGCCATGCGCGGCGTCGACTATGTTTTCCATGCGGCAGCGCTCAAGCAGGTGCCGTCGTGCGAGTTCTATCCCATGCAGGCGGTGCGCACCAACGTGCTGGGTGCCGAGAACGTGCTCGAACATGCCGTCAACGCGGGCGTCAAGCGCGTGGTCGTTTTGAGCACCGACAAGGCCGTGTATCCCATCAATGCCATGGGCATCAGCAAGGCGATGATGGAAAAGGTGATGGTCGCCGCCAGCCGCAATCTTGAAGGCACGGGCACTGTCCTTTGCGGCACGCGCTATGGGAACGTGATGGCTTCACGTGGTTCCGTGATCCCGCTCTTCGTGCAGCAGGTGATGGAGGGCCACCCGATCACCATCACCGACCCCGCGATGACCCGGTTCATGATGACGCTGGCCGACGCGGTCGATCTGGTGCTCTACGCTTTCGAGCATGGGGGCAATGGTGACATCTTCGTGCAAAAGTCGCCGGCTGCGACGATGGAGATCCTGAGCAAAGCCATCCTGGACTTGATGGGAAAGAAGGAACATCCGGTCGACATCATCGGCTCGCGCCACGGCGAGAAGCTGTACGAATCTCTTCTCAGCAAGGAAGAGCGTGCCTGCGCCGAGGATCTGGGTGACTATTTCCGCGTGCCGCCCGATGGCCGAGACCTGAATTACGCCAAGTTCGTCGAGGAGGGCGAGAGCCGCATCACGCGTGCATTGCACGGCGAAGAATACAACTCCCACAATACCACTCGCCTGGATGTGGAAGGCATGAAGCAATTGCTGCTCAAGCTCGATTTCATGCAGAAGGTGACGCGCGGCGAGCCCGCCATCCTGGAGGGCTAA
- a CDS encoding glycosyltransferase family 2 protein, which produces MLTLVIPVYRNETSIPDLLDAVSGLHRDLHGEMEAVFVIDGSPDRCFELLRDALPARPFPSRLALLSRNFGSFSAIRAGLELVESDRYAVMAADLQEPPELVLEMDKVLREEPVDVVVGTRESREDPLMSRLPAQMFWWLYRKYVVPEVPPGGVDVFGCNREFRDNLLRLDERHSSLIAQLFWLGFRRKLIHYSRKSRQHGKSAWTLRKKVNYLMDSVFSFTDLPIRLLVRGGGITAALAGLLGVIVAIGRLAGLISVPGYAMTILTIVFLGAMNLFGLGVVGSYAWRTYENTKGRPHTVMMRMHEFNQAE; this is translated from the coding sequence ATGCTGACTCTCGTCATCCCCGTGTATCGCAATGAAACGTCTATCCCGGACCTGCTCGATGCGGTGAGCGGTCTGCACCGCGACCTGCACGGCGAGATGGAAGCGGTCTTCGTGATCGACGGCAGTCCCGACCGGTGCTTCGAGCTGCTGCGCGATGCACTTCCCGCACGCCCGTTTCCGTCCAGGCTCGCGCTCCTGTCGCGCAACTTCGGTTCCTTCTCTGCCATTCGCGCCGGCCTGGAACTGGTCGAAAGCGATCGCTATGCGGTGATGGCGGCCGACCTGCAGGAGCCGCCGGAACTCGTGCTCGAGATGGACAAGGTGCTGCGCGAAGAGCCGGTCGATGTCGTGGTCGGCACGCGTGAGAGCCGCGAGGATCCGCTGATGAGCCGCCTGCCCGCCCAGATGTTCTGGTGGCTTTACAGGAAGTACGTGGTGCCCGAGGTACCGCCCGGCGGCGTCGACGTCTTCGGATGCAACCGGGAGTTCCGCGACAACCTGCTGCGCCTCGACGAACGCCACAGCTCGCTGATCGCCCAGCTTTTCTGGCTCGGCTTCCGTCGCAAGCTGATCCACTATTCGCGCAAGTCCCGGCAGCACGGGAAGTCGGCGTGGACACTTCGCAAGAAGGTCAACTATTTGATGGACAGCGTGTTCTCGTTCACGGACCTGCCGATCCGGTTGCTGGTACGCGGAGGGGGCATCACCGCTGCGCTCGCCGGCCTCCTCGGTGTCATCGTGGCCATCGGCAGGCTGGCCGGACTCATTTCGGTGCCCGGCTACGCGATGACCATTCTCACCATCGTCTTTCTCGGCGCAATGAATCTGTTCGGGTTGGGTGTTGTCGGCTCGTATGCCTGGCGCACCTACGAAAATACGAAAGGCCGGCCGCACACGGTCATGATGCGAATGCACGAATTCAATCAGGCGGAATAA
- a CDS encoding DegT/DnrJ/EryC1/StrS family aminotransferase, which translates to MIPLFSAKAANAGLDLESALLRVLRSNWYVLGAEVTAFEQEFAAHAGAAECVSLANGTDALELALRAVGVAAGDHVACVANAGFYGSTAIHAIGAKPLYVDIDAKTLNMSAAAFERAIQQGPKAVIVTHLYGQMADIEALAAMASKAGIKLIEDCAQSHGALRNGRRAGSIGDIGCFSFYPTKNLGALGDGGAVVCNDPAIAKAVRTLRQYGWSTKYHVSTPHGGNSRLDEVQAAVLRAKLPHLDAANNERRQIAARYNAAFADLPLGLPPSTQEDYVGHLYVVRIDGRDAFREHLRSRDVATDVHYPLADHLQTAYPDAQVSGTLEQTERACDMVVSLPCFPGLADSEVTQVIDAVRAFFAH; encoded by the coding sequence ATGATTCCCCTCTTTTCTGCCAAGGCCGCGAACGCAGGCCTGGATCTCGAGTCGGCCCTGCTTCGCGTTCTCCGGAGCAACTGGTATGTCCTGGGCGCTGAGGTCACTGCGTTCGAACAGGAGTTCGCCGCCCATGCCGGCGCGGCCGAGTGCGTGTCGCTCGCCAACGGTACCGATGCGCTCGAACTTGCACTGCGCGCCGTGGGCGTCGCAGCCGGCGACCACGTCGCCTGTGTCGCCAACGCCGGCTTTTACGGGAGCACGGCGATCCATGCCATCGGCGCCAAACCGCTGTATGTCGATATCGACGCAAAGACATTGAACATGTCGGCCGCCGCGTTCGAGCGGGCCATCCAGCAAGGCCCCAAGGCCGTCATCGTGACCCATCTCTACGGCCAGATGGCCGACATCGAAGCGCTTGCGGCGATGGCGAGCAAGGCGGGCATCAAGCTGATCGAGGACTGTGCTCAATCGCACGGTGCCCTGCGCAACGGCCGCCGGGCGGGCAGCATCGGCGACATCGGCTGCTTCAGCTTCTACCCGACCAAGAACCTCGGCGCGTTGGGCGACGGTGGTGCGGTCGTCTGCAACGATCCCGCCATCGCGAAGGCCGTGCGCACGCTGCGCCAATACGGCTGGTCGACCAAGTACCACGTCTCGACGCCACACGGCGGCAACAGCCGCCTCGACGAAGTTCAGGCCGCGGTGCTGCGCGCGAAGTTGCCGCATCTCGACGCCGCCAACAACGAAAGGCGCCAGATCGCGGCCCGATACAACGCGGCCTTCGCCGACTTGCCGCTCGGCCTGCCGCCGTCGACGCAGGAAGACTATGTCGGCCACCTGTACGTCGTGCGCATCGATGGGCGGGATGCGTTCCGGGAGCATCTGCGCTCGCGGGATGTCGCGACCGACGTTCACTATCCGCTGGCCGATCACCTTCAGACCGCCTATCCCGATGCGCAGGTTTCCGGCACGCTCGAGCAGACCGAACGCGCGTGCGACATGGTGGTTTCGCTGCCGTGCTTTCCCGGCCTTGCCGACAGTGAGGTCACTCAGGTGATCGACGCGGTACGCGCGTTCTTCGCGCATTGA